In the genome of Natronorubrum sediminis, one region contains:
- a CDS encoding uracil-DNA glycosylase, protein MDKECQNCPALCETRTQVVHGYGDVDADFLFVGERPSERADQLGVPFAEPANDRSDGGEGATLRRMLERLGLCDSTSPPDAPQVENVYLTNLTRCRDPDRRPTADEIGNCEPYLNAEIRMINPEILVPVGERALAELGTTYTTTPVDELSLPAAHAARIRGRGFELVPMVAPREQTDDQTQVWLEGFVDLMASDYRQTKGQRDR, encoded by the coding sequence ATGGACAAGGAGTGCCAGAACTGTCCGGCGCTCTGTGAAACGCGCACGCAGGTCGTCCACGGCTACGGCGACGTGGATGCGGACTTTCTGTTCGTCGGCGAACGGCCATCCGAGCGTGCTGACCAACTCGGGGTACCGTTCGCAGAACCCGCAAACGATCGATCCGATGGCGGGGAAGGGGCCACGCTCCGACGGATGCTCGAGCGCCTCGGTCTCTGCGATTCGACCTCGCCACCAGACGCACCGCAGGTCGAGAACGTCTATCTCACGAATTTGACGCGGTGTCGCGACCCCGACCGACGGCCGACAGCCGACGAAATCGGCAACTGTGAACCGTACCTCAACGCCGAGATTCGGATGATCAACCCGGAGATCCTCGTCCCCGTCGGCGAGCGCGCCCTCGCGGAACTCGGGACGACGTACACGACGACCCCCGTCGACGAGCTTTCGCTCCCTGCAGCGCACGCGGCTCGAATCCGTGGCCGCGGCTTCGAACTCGTTCCGATGGTCGCCCCACGCGAGCAGACCGACGATCAGACACAAGTGTGGCTCGAGGGGTTCGTCGACCTCATGGCGTCGGATTATCGCCAGACGAAGGGACAACGAGATCGCTGA
- a CDS encoding glycosyltransferase family protein, translating into MLVVVPVDPPREELVLPSLVENAPLSATEACRLYEASVVDVLRAVASSGGELLVNYRDAETLPDDVASGDPEDEVRNFATDALGIPAESANEADTDSIRFERQVGSSHSARVGNTVTHLLERENVESVGVLEPTAALVRRTELDGAAMSSRRKDVVLGPSSDGSTYLTAFREPIDFTDAYAGAELSTLAERARNAGLEVGFAPMLPTIATPAGLRSTVSLLEARRHAGTLRAEATATVVDDLGLSVGADGSLERA; encoded by the coding sequence ATGCTGGTCGTCGTTCCGGTCGATCCGCCTCGAGAGGAACTCGTTCTCCCGTCGCTCGTCGAGAACGCACCGCTATCAGCCACAGAGGCCTGTCGGCTATACGAAGCGAGCGTCGTCGACGTACTTCGAGCGGTCGCCTCGAGTGGCGGTGAGTTGCTGGTCAACTATCGGGACGCGGAGACGCTCCCCGACGACGTCGCGTCTGGTGACCCCGAGGACGAAGTTCGAAATTTCGCGACCGACGCGCTCGGGATCCCTGCCGAGAGTGCTAACGAAGCCGATACTGATAGCATCCGCTTCGAGCGACAGGTCGGCTCGAGTCACAGTGCCAGAGTCGGGAACACCGTCACGCACCTCCTCGAGCGTGAAAACGTGGAAAGTGTCGGCGTTCTCGAACCGACTGCTGCGCTCGTCCGACGAACGGAACTCGACGGCGCGGCGATGTCGAGCCGGCGAAAAGACGTCGTTCTCGGTCCGTCATCGGACGGGAGTACGTACCTCACCGCTTTTCGCGAGCCGATCGACTTCACCGACGCGTACGCGGGTGCCGAACTCTCGACGCTCGCCGAGCGAGCACGCAACGCGGGTCTCGAGGTCGGATTTGCACCGATGCTCCCGACCATCGCCACGCCTGCCGGCCTCCGATCGACCGTCTCGCTTCTCGAGGCCCGCCGCCACGCGGGAACGCTGCGTGCGGAGGCGACGGCTACCGTCGTCGACGACCTCGGCCTCTCGGTGGGTGCCGACGGGTCGCTCGAGCGAGCGTAA
- a CDS encoding bifunctional DNA primase/polymerase, which produces MKTTEHNHKNISNYSEKNRLKTISDRIEEIGLESNRFIRLQDGSKAPISHEELCWEKIGEGNYGVYAGNGLVLVDIDSYRSDSGDLPKEVQKLRSTLTITFRITSEGRELDVNRSLPTFIVQSPHGGEHLYYAVSDDVENSTHEWGEMRAENQYVVGPGSELTNCDKDWHDCSQPDEGYYAIKHNYPVRSISASELPTKQDTDRNPETMSNEGAISEEDPQYAEIDVEVANQHLKPSKRRVEARFIASWTD; this is translated from the coding sequence ATGAAAACTACGGAACACAATCACAAGAATATATCGAACTATTCAGAGAAAAACAGACTGAAAACTATTTCCGATCGGATTGAAGAAATAGGACTTGAATCGAATCGGTTTATTCGACTTCAAGATGGATCGAAAGCTCCTATCTCACACGAGGAGTTATGTTGGGAGAAGATAGGAGAGGGAAATTATGGTGTATATGCCGGAAACGGGCTTGTTCTCGTTGATATTGACTCATATCGGAGCGATAGTGGTGACCTTCCTAAAGAAGTCCAGAAGCTCCGAAGCACCCTCACAATCACCTTCCGAATTACTTCTGAAGGCCGTGAATTGGACGTGAATCGCTCTTTACCTACATTTATAGTTCAGTCCCCACATGGAGGAGAACACCTATATTATGCCGTGTCAGATGATGTGGAAAATTCTACTCATGAGTGGGGAGAAATGCGAGCAGAAAATCAGTATGTCGTGGGTCCCGGTTCTGAACTCACTAATTGCGATAAGGATTGGCATGACTGTTCACAGCCGGATGAAGGTTACTACGCTATCAAGCATAACTACCCAGTCAGATCAATTTCAGCATCAGAATTGCCAACGAAGCAAGACACTGATCGGAATCCGGAGACAATGTCCAATGAGGGTGCGATTTCCGAGGAAGATCCTCAATATGCCGAAATAGATGTTGAGGTAGCAAATCAGCACCTCAAACCTTCCAAGCGGAGAGTGGAAGCGCGTTTTATTGCCTCATGGACCGACTGA